A single window of Oncorhynchus clarkii lewisi isolate Uvic-CL-2024 chromosome 10, UVic_Ocla_1.0, whole genome shotgun sequence DNA harbors:
- the LOC139418443 gene encoding FMR1-interacting protein NUFIP2-like: MEEQPKDRAQERRYYHHGEERNPIQYKTSLKNDQISFQYQHQETQTKKTGNGKINTGEVEGEKILSAKNFVGIPLPTHSNGNRHLINANVKQKSTRNVFTTFSKVGSKEGLVHKKNMDRISDKAQDFTNHYEGKFLDKKESALFLNGVVNSAHITNGYSSKSPPDNDGSGSEGGYTTPKKRKTRRNSIKNTEHVTRERERVMQQDNATQEPEDSELEPTEKLLSSRIDHKADAQTAVKRMDAPEVAMGELQKKNADIKTAAGAFGKKFENRPKAKLSSSSKEDSWTLFKPPPVFPVDNSSAKIVPKISYASKVKENLNKAAQAGGEVQTPQVPGRLSQVPMSAMKTIISASFTNGPVSGDGNSCPSVGTFFTPAASSIPPAPSLPCGENVASTLDNDYNSLTNPAAVDLRKCTLFIYPLNPLNMQPVLPSARQLDTQAAQTNQKALGDIFQNQWGLSFINEPNVGPEGGSGPVAAVEGKAAVVTFQGEQCPAAKPGLDSNLSIPEPLPLTLAQDSEKRTSAPACPPATVKGEDGEKTQLSRQEKTKGEAKSPGAVLLASCKDSAEPAQAPLTNLVLGLSKEPPHSKSLDRGSWGSFDLKAAVTYHTKEMEYVFNLQKQDPKRVVCYDKTKDGPDQ, encoded by the exons ATGGAGGAACAGCCCAAAGATCGGGCACAAGAGAGACGATATTACCACCATGGAGAAGAAAGAAACCCTATTCAATACAAAACATCTCTAAAAAATGATCAGATCTCCTTCCAGTACCAGCATCAGGAAACGCAGACGAAGAAAACAG GCAATGGAAAAATAAACACCggtgaggtggagggggagaagatTCTGTCTGCAAAGAATTTTGTTGGTATCCCTCTTCCCACCCACAGCAATGGTAACAGACATTTGATAAATGCTAACGTAAAACAGAAGTCAACACGCAATGTTTTTACCACTTTTTCAAAAGTTGGCAGCAAAGAGGGTCTTGTTCACAAGAAGAATATGGACCGCATAAGTGACAAGGCCCAGGATTTCACTAATCACTATGAGGGAAAGTTTTTGGACAAAAAGGAATCTGCTTTGTTTCTGAATGGGGTGGTAAACTCTGCTCATATTACAAATGGTTACTCCAGCAAGTCACCCCCTGATAATGATGGCAGTGGCTCAGAAGGTGGATATACTACTCCTAAGAAACGCAAGACCAGACGCAACAGCATCAAGAACACAGAGCATGTgacaagagaaagggagagagtcaTGCAGCAGGACAATGCCACACAGGAGCCAGAGGATTCTGAACTTGAACCAACAGAGAAATTGTTGAGCTCGCGAATTGACCATAAAGCAGACGCCCAGACAGCAGTCAAGCGGATGGATGCTCCAGAGGTGGCTATGGGTGAACTGCAGAAGAAAAACGCAGACATTAAGACTGCTGCAGGTGCCTTTGGTAAAAAGTTTGAGAATAGGCCCAAAGCCAAGCTCTCCTCCTCTTCGAAAGAGGACTCTTGGACTTTATTCAAGCCCCCTCCAGTATTTCCTGTGGACAACAGTAGTGCTAAAATAGTGCCCAAGATTAGTTATGCAAGTAAAGTTAAGGAGAACCTCAACAAAGCAGCCCAGGCTGGAGGAGAGGTGCAGACTCCTCAGGTGCCTGGTAGACTCTCACAGGTCCCCATGTCTGCTATGAAAACCATCATCTCAGCTAGCTTTACTAATGGCCCCGTTTCTGGAGATGGAAATAGTTGCCCGTCTGTTGGTACCTTCTTCACTCCTGCTGCTAGTAGTATTCCGccagccccctctctcccatGTGGGGAGAACGTAGCATCCACTTTGGACAATGACTATAACTCTTTAACCAACCCTGCAGCTGTAGATCTGAGAAAGTGTACTCTTTTCATTTACCCCCTAAACCCTTTAAATATGCAACCTGTGCTCCCTAGTGCTCGCCAATTGGACACCCAGGCTGCTCAGACAAATCAGAAAGCCTTGGGGGACATTTTCCAGAATCAGTGGGGGCTGTCTTTCATCAATGAGCCAAACGTGGGGCCAGAAGGAGGAAGCGGGCCGGTGGCTGCTGTGGAGGGCAAGGCTGCGGTGGTAACGTTTCAAGGGGAGCAATGCCCTGCTGCCAAGCCAGGCCTTGACTCTAATTTATCAATCCCAGAGCCTTTGCCTCTCACTTTGGCTCAAGACTCAGAGAAAAGGACTAGTGCCCCAGCTTGCCCACCTGCTACAGTGAAGGGTGAGGATGGGGAAAAGACTCAGCTGTCTAGACAGGAGAAGACAAAGGGTGAGGCTAAGAGTCCAGGTGCAGTTTTGTTGGCCTCTTGTAAAGACAGTGCTGAGCCTGCCCAGGCCCCCCTGACCAACCTAGTGTTGGGACTGTCTAAAGAGCCGCCCCATTCTAAGAGCCTGGACAGAGGTAGCTGGGGGTCGTTTGATCTGAAAGCTGCTGTTACTTATCACACTAAAG AAATGGAATATGTTTTCAATTTGCAAAAACAAG ATCCAAAAAGAGTAGTCTGTTATGACAAGACCAAGGATGGACCTGATCAGTGA